From Shewanella psychrophila, a single genomic window includes:
- a CDS encoding YnbE family lipoprotein, with the protein MIALLALTGCTPTVKIEPPDKPIVINLNVKIEHEIRIKIDKELDELLTNDELF; encoded by the coding sequence ATGATCGCTCTCCTGGCGCTCACAGGCTGTACACCCACAGTCAAAATTGAGCCACCTGATAAGCCAATTGTGATTAACCTGAACGTAAAGATTGAACATGAGATCAGAATTAAGATCGATAAAGAGCTCGATGAGCTACTGACCAACGATGAACTGTTTTAA
- a CDS encoding YdbL family protein has protein sequence MKTKLLVLAAGLLLSLNAFAISLHDAKSQGLVGEQTNGYLGIVKSSPDASALAKQVNAKRKSHYQKIAKKNGISVAEVSKMAAEKAMKATKKGQFIQSKSGKWIKK, from the coding sequence ATGAAAACCAAATTATTGGTGCTCGCAGCAGGACTATTGCTGAGCCTAAATGCATTCGCTATATCGCTACATGACGCTAAGTCTCAAGGCTTAGTTGGAGAGCAGACAAACGGCTATCTTGGCATAGTGAAAAGCAGCCCGGATGCTAGCGCATTAGCGAAACAGGTCAATGCCAAGCGTAAATCTCATTATCAGAAGATTGCCAAGAAGAATGGGATCTCAGTCGCTGAGGTCAGTAAAATGGCTGCCGAGAAAGCAATGAAGGCAACCAAGAAAGGTCAGTTTATCCAAAGTAAAAGTGGTAAGTGGATAAAGAAGTAA
- a CDS encoding ExeM/NucH family extracellular endonuclease, whose amino-acid sequence MFTKASLLALAISGVSTFAQAADHLIISEYVEGSSNNKAIEFYNPTNTDIDLSQYQVEYYFNGRTDVGSTIALTGTLAAGQTFVLADNDASAEILALANQASNASFFNGDDAIVLRKSGAVVDSLGQVGIDPGSQWGTGDLSTQDNTLRRDPAQLIGDVVIDDEVTFDTWQGFAKDDFSDLGQFNADPTDPTDPTDPTDPTDPTDPTEPVTLVCNDPSTAIHVIQGVTDTSPLNGQVVEIEAIVTSNQEAGLKGLFVQMADNEVDGDPLTSEGVFVYTGSATGYLAGDRIRLQAAVKEYNGLTELTDVTAHMLCDSAQVIPTAAVVTLPIDETSDLEAFEGMRVSFSHNLTVNEVYNLGRYGELLLGSQRHFIGTQVAVPGADALAVTAANAKDAIVLDDGLTSQNPDPVRYPAPGLSASNTVRVGDTITGLDAVMHYGFGKYRLMPLDTVNFVAENARTSAPMLAEGGNLTLASFNVLNYFNGDGAGAGFPTPRGADTATEFSRQRDKIIAAMVAIDADVVGLMEIENDGFGSESAIADLVSGLNQAIGETRYAYISAETAAGIGTDAITVGLIYRLDKVSPDGAAKVLSSANSPLDENNAPLFNDGKNRPMLAQSFRHLESDEVIVVAVNHFKSKGSDCDSLGDPNMNDGQGNCNLTRTSAAQAVGLWLEAQYADADVLVMGDLNAYAQENPLTALKNAGFVELFEHLDKENAYSYVYSGESGQLDHALANASLLDKVIDVTEWHINTDEPRLLDYNEEFKSDAQLADLYNNDAYRSSDHDPVVISVLLGEENLAPVASFTVSIDGAMVTFNDNSTDEDGEIASYSWELGDGAVAETAMVNHEYAQDGDYVVTLTVTDNGGLTHSVSQTVTIDTQADKIKPVAVIQHIDLWFIDLFVSMSFDEDGYITKHKWKFNDGSRASGPLAIKFSSRANKVKLIVKDDDGLKGKASLKF is encoded by the coding sequence ATGTTTACCAAAGCAAGTTTACTTGCCTTGGCGATAAGTGGTGTTTCCACGTTCGCTCAGGCAGCCGATCATCTCATCATTTCTGAATATGTCGAAGGCAGCAGTAACAACAAGGCCATCGAGTTCTACAATCCTACCAATACTGATATCGATCTCAGCCAATACCAAGTCGAATACTATTTCAATGGCAGAACAGATGTAGGTTCGACCATAGCATTGACTGGAACCTTAGCTGCTGGGCAGACGTTTGTACTGGCAGACAATGATGCCAGCGCTGAGATTTTGGCCCTTGCCAATCAAGCGAGTAACGCGAGTTTTTTTAACGGCGACGATGCTATCGTCCTCAGGAAGTCGGGTGCGGTCGTTGATAGCCTAGGTCAAGTCGGCATTGATCCTGGTAGTCAGTGGGGAACGGGCGATTTGTCGACTCAAGACAACACGCTGCGCCGCGATCCCGCTCAGCTCATCGGCGATGTGGTTATTGACGATGAGGTGACATTCGATACCTGGCAGGGTTTTGCTAAGGATGATTTTTCAGATCTTGGGCAGTTTAATGCTGACCCAACTGACCCAACTGACCCAACTGACCCAACTGACCCAACTGACCCAACGGATCCCACAGAACCTGTGACTCTGGTGTGTAATGACCCATCCACGGCTATCCATGTTATTCAAGGGGTAACGGATACCAGTCCACTTAATGGTCAAGTTGTCGAAATTGAAGCCATTGTCACGAGTAATCAAGAAGCGGGTCTTAAGGGCTTGTTTGTGCAGATGGCTGACAACGAAGTCGATGGCGATCCTTTGACCTCTGAAGGTGTGTTCGTTTATACGGGCAGCGCCACGGGTTATCTTGCTGGTGATCGTATTCGCTTACAAGCTGCGGTTAAAGAGTATAACGGCTTGACTGAACTCACCGATGTCACCGCACATATGCTGTGTGATTCTGCCCAAGTGATACCAACCGCAGCAGTGGTGACATTGCCCATCGATGAAACGAGTGACTTAGAAGCATTCGAAGGGATGCGCGTTAGTTTCAGTCATAACTTAACCGTCAACGAGGTGTACAACTTAGGTCGATATGGTGAGCTACTGCTAGGTAGCCAACGTCACTTCATTGGAACGCAAGTCGCAGTGCCTGGCGCCGATGCGCTTGCTGTTACGGCGGCTAATGCCAAAGATGCCATAGTATTAGACGATGGCTTAACATCTCAAAATCCAGATCCTGTCCGCTACCCGGCTCCAGGCTTAAGTGCATCAAATACTGTGCGTGTCGGAGACACTATCACTGGGCTCGATGCTGTGATGCACTATGGTTTTGGTAAATATCGATTAATGCCACTGGATACGGTTAATTTTGTCGCCGAGAATGCAAGAACATCTGCGCCTATGCTCGCCGAAGGTGGCAATCTAACGCTTGCCAGCTTCAATGTGCTTAACTATTTCAATGGTGACGGTGCGGGCGCTGGATTCCCGACGCCACGTGGCGCGGATACCGCTACTGAATTTTCCCGTCAAAGAGACAAGATCATTGCGGCTATGGTTGCCATTGATGCCGATGTTGTTGGCTTGATGGAGATTGAAAATGATGGCTTTGGCAGTGAGTCAGCCATTGCCGATCTGGTCTCAGGCCTTAATCAGGCAATAGGTGAAACTCGCTATGCCTATATCAGTGCTGAAACAGCCGCTGGCATCGGGACTGATGCTATCACTGTGGGCTTGATTTATCGCTTAGACAAGGTGAGCCCGGATGGCGCGGCTAAGGTGCTATCAAGCGCCAATTCCCCATTGGATGAAAACAACGCACCACTGTTTAATGATGGCAAAAACCGCCCAATGTTAGCTCAGAGCTTCAGACATCTTGAAAGCGACGAGGTGATTGTGGTTGCAGTGAATCATTTCAAATCTAAGGGCAGTGATTGCGATAGTTTAGGCGATCCGAATATGAACGATGGCCAAGGTAACTGTAACTTGACCCGCACCAGTGCCGCTCAGGCAGTTGGTTTGTGGTTAGAGGCCCAGTACGCCGATGCCGATGTATTGGTGATGGGCGATCTCAATGCCTATGCTCAGGAGAATCCATTAACTGCACTTAAAAATGCCGGCTTTGTTGAGTTGTTCGAACACCTTGATAAAGAAAATGCATATTCTTATGTTTATTCGGGAGAGTCGGGTCAATTGGATCACGCCCTGGCCAATGCAAGTTTATTGGATAAAGTCATTGATGTAACTGAGTGGCATATCAATACCGATGAGCCAAGATTACTCGACTACAACGAAGAGTTTAAGTCAGATGCACAGCTCGCTGATTTGTACAATAATGATGCATATCGCTCATCTGATCACGACCCTGTAGTTATCTCTGTATTGCTTGGTGAAGAGAACCTTGCGCCAGTAGCCAGCTTTACAGTGTCTATTGATGGTGCCATGGTGACCTTTAACGATAACTCAACGGATGAAGATGGCGAAATAGCCAGCTACTCGTGGGAGTTAGGCGATGGTGCTGTAGCTGAGACTGCTATGGTTAATCATGAATACGCCCAAGATGGTGATTACGTGGTGACATTAACGGTTACCGATAATGGCGGGTTAACCCACAGCGTATCGCAAACCGTTACCATAGATACACAAGCTGACAAGATTAAGCCTGTGGCTGTGATTCAACATATCGACCTTTGGTTTATCGACTTGTTTGTGTCTATGAGTTTTGATGAAGATGGTTATATCACTAAGCATAAGTGGAAGTTTAACGATGGCAGTCGTGCATCGGGTCCACTGGCAATCAAGTTTTCCAGCCGTGCTAACAAGGTGAAGTTGATCGTTAAGGATGACGATGGCTTGAAAGGGAAAGCAAGTCTTAAGTTCTAA
- a CDS encoding anaerobic C4-dicarboxylate transporter: MIAIEFFVVLAFIYLGARIGGIGIGLAGGAGVLVLTLFMGVDTGHIPVDVILIIMSVIAAIAAMQVAGGLDWLVDLSERFLRKNPKRITFYAPIVTYFMTLLAGTGHTAFSTLPVIAEVAKEQGIRPSRPLSISVIASQIAITASPISAAVVFFSGILEPLGVGYLTLLAICIPTTFTACMVGAFVANFLGCELKDDKIYQERLAKGLVTLKGQTQREILPTAKLATGIFVTAIVGVIVYATLISDAVNIIENPTLGRNDAIMVFMLSAATAIVTFTKIDASKIANAATFKSGMSACICVLGVAWLGDTFVSSHIDQIKEFSADILNQYPWMLAVTLFFASMLLYSQGATTTALMPAALAIGVAPLTAIASFAAVSALFVLPTYPTLLAAVEMDDTGSTRIGNLVFNHPFFIPGLVTISTSVALGFLIGGLIL, translated from the coding sequence ATGATCGCTATAGAGTTTTTTGTTGTACTTGCTTTTATCTATCTTGGCGCGCGAATTGGTGGAATAGGAATAGGGCTGGCCGGCGGCGCCGGCGTCTTAGTATTGACCCTATTTATGGGCGTCGATACCGGACATATTCCCGTCGATGTAATTTTGATCATCATGTCAGTGATTGCTGCGATTGCCGCAATGCAGGTAGCTGGCGGCTTAGACTGGTTGGTTGACCTTTCGGAGCGTTTCCTGCGTAAAAATCCCAAACGCATCACCTTCTACGCCCCCATCGTCACGTATTTTATGACCTTACTTGCAGGCACTGGACACACTGCATTTTCTACCTTGCCCGTCATTGCTGAAGTCGCCAAGGAACAAGGTATTCGCCCTTCACGCCCCTTGAGTATTTCAGTTATCGCCTCACAAATTGCTATAACGGCATCGCCTATCTCAGCCGCTGTGGTGTTTTTCTCCGGTATTTTAGAGCCTCTCGGTGTCGGTTACTTAACCTTGCTCGCCATCTGTATTCCAACCACCTTCACCGCTTGTATGGTGGGCGCGTTCGTCGCAAATTTCTTAGGTTGTGAACTCAAAGATGACAAAATTTATCAGGAGAGACTGGCAAAAGGCTTAGTAACACTTAAGGGACAAACTCAAAGAGAGATACTGCCTACCGCCAAGTTAGCCACCGGAATATTCGTTACCGCCATTGTGGGTGTGATTGTGTATGCAACATTGATTTCCGATGCGGTCAATATCATAGAAAACCCCACACTGGGGCGCAACGATGCCATCATGGTCTTTATGCTTTCAGCAGCAACAGCCATAGTGACCTTCACTAAAATAGATGCATCTAAGATAGCCAATGCCGCTACCTTCAAGTCAGGCATGAGCGCCTGTATCTGTGTGCTCGGGGTAGCTTGGCTCGGTGATACCTTCGTATCCAGCCATATCGATCAAATAAAAGAATTTTCCGCAGACATCCTCAATCAATATCCCTGGATGCTAGCGGTAACCCTATTTTTCGCCTCTATGCTACTTTACTCACAAGGCGCAACTACCACAGCCTTGATGCCAGCGGCTTTAGCCATCGGCGTTGCGCCACTCACCGCCATCGCTTCATTTGCCGCAGTTAGCGCCCTGTTCGTACTGCCCACATACCCGACTCTACTCGCAGCAGTTGAGATGGACGATACAGGATCGACTCGCATAGGCAATTTAGTATTTAACCATCCCTTCTTTATTCCAGGTCTTGTGACCATATCTACCTCGGTAGCCCTAGGATTCTTGATCGGTGGGCTCATCTTATAA
- a CDS encoding IS3 family transposase (programmed frameshift) — translation MNTKRQYRTYTKEFKEEALCLITEQGYSVPQAADALGVSSNLLYTWKQKAEELESSNVTSDERAELLALRKEVKQLRVEKEIFKKGQCLLRERNEVKFRYIRDNRSQFEIKTVCKVLNVSRSAFYDWLSRPAKIISENELKLYRTAKRLFKRSRNSLGSRQLSKKLCEEGYIIGRYRTRSIMRKLGLVVTQRQAYTVTTKRKHSDSVADNVLSQNFNPAEPNQAWAGDVTYLRTNEGWMYLAIVMDLHSRRIIGWSISKRMTVSLVERALQVAITLRQPGCGVLFHSDRGSQYTSKQFQSLLTKSGMTPSMSSVGACLDNAVVERFFGSLKHEWLLNVVHLTRESMKQDVEEYIRYYNHERLHTTLGDLTPSNYEKLQSQVSSCA, via the exons ATGAATACGAAAAGACAGTACCGAACTTATACCAAAGAGTTTAAAGAAGAAGCTTTATGCTTAATAACCGAACAAGGCTATAGCGTTCCACAAGCCGCAGACGCGCTTGGTGTCTCATCCAACCTGCTCTATACCTGGAAACAGAAGGCTGAAGAGCTAGAGAGTTCTAACGTAACTTCAGATGAGAGAGCCGAGCTTTTAGCCCTAAGAAAAGAGGTTAAGCAGCTTCGGGTAGAGAAAGAAATAT TTAAAAAAGGCCAGTGCCTTCTTCGCGAAAGAAATGAAGTAAAGTTTCGGTATATTCGAGACAACCGCTCTCAATTCGAAATAAAAACAGTTTGTAAGGTGCTGAACGTTAGCCGTAGTGCCTTCTATGATTGGCTATCTAGGCCCGCTAAGATTATTAGCGAAAATGAGCTAAAACTGTATCGTACGGCAAAGCGCCTTTTCAAGCGCAGTCGTAACAGCTTAGGCTCACGTCAGTTATCCAAAAAACTATGTGAAGAAGGCTATATCATCGGCCGTTATCGCACTCGCTCTATCATGCGAAAGCTTGGCTTAGTGGTGACTCAGCGCCAAGCCTATACAGTAACGACTAAGCGAAAACACAGTGATAGTGTTGCAGATAACGTGCTGAGCCAGAACTTTAACCCTGCTGAACCTAACCAAGCTTGGGCAGGTGATGTCACCTATCTGAGAACTAACGAAGGCTGGATGTATTTAGCTATTGTTATGGATTTACACTCTAGACGAATCATTGGCTGGAGTATCTCGAAACGAATGACCGTCAGCTTGGTTGAACGTGCATTACAGGTGGCTATAACACTTCGTCAACCAGGCTGCGGTGTTTTATTTCACAGTGACAGAGGCTCGCAGTATACGAGTAAGCAATTCCAAAGCTTGCTAACAAAGAGCGGAATGACACCTTCTATGAGCAGTGTTGGCGCTTGCCTAGATAATGCTGTCGTTGAACGATTTTTTGGTAGTTTAAAGCACGAATGGCTGTTGAATGTAGTTCATTTAACACGAGAGTCAATGAAGCAAGATGTTGAGGAATATATTAGGTATTACAACCATGAGCGGTTACATACTACGCTAGGTGATTTAACACCGAGCAACTATGAAAAGTTACAAAGTCAGGTGTCCAGTTGTGCTTGA
- a CDS encoding aspartate/glutamate racemase family protein, whose amino-acid sequence MKTIGMIGGMSWESTVSYYQAINQGVKHELGGLHSAKIALYSVDFAEIERLQHLGEWGKTAEILAEAARSVEAAGADFFMICTNTMHKVAEKMEHAVEIPLLHIADATAHKLIADGVKTVGLLGTQFTMEQDFYKGRLIEKYGIEVLTPDLEDREVVHRVIYEELCLGKVEPQSRQSYLKIIESLYVQGAQAVILGCTEIALLVNQQDTQVPLYDTTAIHSEAAVTFSLGK is encoded by the coding sequence GTGAAGACCATAGGAATGATAGGTGGCATGAGCTGGGAATCAACAGTCAGTTACTATCAGGCAATTAATCAAGGCGTTAAGCATGAGCTCGGTGGTTTACATTCGGCCAAAATCGCCCTCTATAGCGTCGATTTTGCCGAAATTGAGCGTCTGCAACATCTGGGAGAATGGGGGAAAACTGCAGAGATACTCGCCGAGGCGGCGCGCTCTGTTGAAGCTGCGGGGGCAGATTTTTTTATGATCTGCACTAATACCATGCACAAGGTTGCCGAAAAAATGGAGCACGCTGTGGAGATCCCTTTGTTGCATATCGCCGATGCTACAGCTCATAAGCTTATTGCAGATGGGGTAAAAACTGTTGGGCTATTGGGTACACAATTTACTATGGAACAGGACTTCTATAAGGGACGTTTGATCGAGAAATATGGTATCGAGGTGCTAACGCCTGATCTTGAAGATAGAGAAGTCGTTCATAGGGTTATCTATGAGGAACTCTGTCTTGGTAAAGTGGAGCCACAATCTCGCCAGTCCTACCTGAAGATCATTGAAAGCCTTTATGTTCAGGGGGCACAGGCAGTAATATTAGGTTGTACTGAGATCGCGCTATTAGTTAATCAGCAAGATACTCAAGTACCCTTGTATGATACGACCGCAATCCACTCAGAAGCTGCGGTAACATTTTCACTGGGCAAATAA
- a CDS encoding TetR/AcrR family transcriptional regulator, with the protein MASGRKRNFDIDGALEKATLVFWQKGFVGASMTDLTESMGINKPSLYSTFGNKEQLFVTATEHYLAKYAAPHVEMLQQQNLSIKQRLLNYLLSVIEMHCDVSLPKGCFVSLCAAESASHDMPQSAMDAILTIQGSHQKLLTDFFKEEKAQGNLEKSFDVEANVNYILSFIHGSAVLARSGKTLDELTQSVHVAVKVW; encoded by the coding sequence ATGGCTTCCGGTAGAAAACGTAACTTCGATATTGATGGAGCCTTAGAGAAAGCGACCTTAGTATTTTGGCAGAAGGGCTTCGTGGGCGCGTCCATGACAGATTTGACCGAAAGTATGGGGATTAACAAGCCTAGCTTGTATTCGACGTTCGGCAATAAAGAGCAGCTGTTTGTCACAGCGACTGAGCACTATCTGGCCAAATATGCCGCGCCCCATGTTGAAATGTTGCAACAGCAAAATCTTAGCATCAAACAACGCTTGTTAAATTACCTCTTGTCTGTGATAGAGATGCATTGTGATGTATCGCTGCCAAAGGGCTGTTTTGTTTCTCTGTGCGCCGCAGAATCTGCTAGTCATGATATGCCCCAGAGTGCCATGGATGCCATATTAACGATCCAAGGCTCTCATCAAAAGTTGCTGACCGACTTTTTTAAAGAGGAGAAGGCTCAAGGCAATCTGGAGAAAAGCTTCGATGTTGAGGCCAATGTTAATTATATTTTGAGCTTTATTCATGGTTCTGCTGTGCTTGCCCGCTCGGGTAAGACACTCGATGAGCTGACTCAATCCGTTCACGTTGCCGTGAAGGTGTGGTGA
- a CDS encoding MarR family winged helix-turn-helix transcriptional regulator, translating into MSKKFERQASFGWLTNVIANRAARKFEEQLKKQGLTLALWPVLMCLFEEEGVTQSEIARKSMIENSTTTRTLDKLVKLSLVERQSDPNSRRSFHIYLTEKGRALQSQLLPIPVAVNKELLAPLSASEQKELIRLLQKLVN; encoded by the coding sequence ATGAGTAAAAAGTTTGAGCGTCAAGCTAGCTTTGGATGGTTAACAAATGTTATTGCCAACAGGGCTGCAAGAAAATTTGAAGAGCAGCTGAAAAAGCAGGGATTAACTCTAGCCCTTTGGCCAGTTTTGATGTGCCTTTTTGAGGAAGAGGGGGTCACACAGAGTGAGATTGCCAGAAAATCTATGATTGAAAACTCAACCACTACCAGAACATTGGATAAACTGGTTAAGCTGTCTCTGGTTGAGCGACAAAGCGATCCAAACAGTCGTAGAAGTTTTCACATTTATTTAACCGAGAAAGGTCGAGCACTACAGAGTCAACTATTACCTATTCCTGTCGCGGTGAATAAAGAGTTATTAGCTCCACTCTCAGCGAGTGAGCAGAAAGAGCTGATACGTCTATTACAGAAGCTGGTCAACTAG
- a CDS encoding cytochrome b/b6 domain-containing protein: MKVWDLPTRLYHWLQVVLVVGLIVTGYQGIMVHVGLGLGLATLLIWRVLWGVVGSETSRFSHFVQSPKTVINHIKGQKQEKPGHNPAGGWMVILMLVVLFLQCLTGLIVAGLVVKIPFADIWLTEGVVESLMGVHAWLAILLPVLIGLHLMAILIYKLRSKPLVWAMVLGVQSRAEQVVLSFESNKRACVVLIASVLVTIAIVAQS, from the coding sequence ATGAAAGTTTGGGATCTACCTACACGTCTATATCACTGGCTTCAAGTTGTTTTGGTTGTTGGATTAATAGTGACAGGTTATCAAGGTATTATGGTTCACGTGGGCTTGGGGTTAGGCCTAGCTACATTGCTTATTTGGCGAGTTTTATGGGGAGTAGTAGGTAGTGAAACCAGTCGTTTTTCTCATTTTGTTCAATCGCCCAAGACTGTAATTAATCATATAAAGGGTCAGAAGCAAGAGAAACCTGGTCATAATCCTGCAGGAGGGTGGATGGTTATACTCATGTTGGTAGTTTTATTCCTCCAGTGCTTAACGGGTTTAATCGTTGCGGGTTTGGTAGTAAAGATACCGTTTGCTGATATATGGTTAACCGAGGGTGTGGTTGAGAGCTTAATGGGTGTTCATGCATGGCTAGCAATATTATTACCTGTGCTAATAGGGTTACATTTGATGGCTATTCTGATTTACAAGTTACGCTCGAAGCCGCTAGTTTGGGCTATGGTGCTTGGGGTTCAAAGCCGAGCAGAACAGGTCGTATTAAGCTTTGAATCAAATAAACGTGCATGTGTAGTGTTAATTGCTTCGGTATTAGTTACCATTGCAATAGTTGCACAGTCATAA
- a CDS encoding c-type cytochrome has protein sequence MKYSPSIIIICATLSLNAIAKVNKFEDEIKERKASFTQIEELNDQIEADLKSDEIPWPVLLANSSNLLAATSSLSGLFPQGSHENSRAKQKIWNTPTKFKNELALMDRHFHALNTAILQKDTNAAKLALKKANSTCNSCHRKYRSWW, from the coding sequence ATGAAATACAGTCCTAGCATAATCATTATCTGCGCGACACTTTCGCTAAATGCTATTGCTAAGGTGAATAAATTTGAGGATGAGATAAAAGAGCGTAAAGCGTCATTTACTCAAATAGAGGAGCTCAATGATCAAATTGAAGCAGATCTTAAAAGTGATGAGATCCCTTGGCCAGTTCTACTGGCTAACAGCAGCAACCTGCTAGCCGCAACCTCCTCATTAAGTGGTTTATTTCCACAGGGGAGTCATGAGAATAGCAGAGCAAAACAAAAGATTTGGAACACGCCTACAAAGTTTAAAAATGAATTAGCACTCATGGATCGCCATTTTCACGCCCTCAATACTGCGATATTACAAAAAGATACTAACGCTGCAAAACTTGCTTTAAAAAAAGCAAATTCCACATGCAATAGCTGCCATAGAAAATACCGTTCATGGTGGTAA
- a CDS encoding antibiotic biosynthesis monooxygenase family protein has product MKRLLITVLMIILPTTAMAQNVILINPFEVPKGQETETIVYWEAARDFLMEQPGYVSTELHQSIQPDAKFHLINIAEWESIETFKAATSKMRKELKQKPIEGMKFYPALYDVIRK; this is encoded by the coding sequence ATGAAACGCTTACTAATCACCGTACTGATGATCATACTCCCTACCACTGCCATGGCGCAGAATGTCATACTCATCAACCCTTTTGAGGTGCCAAAGGGTCAAGAAACTGAAACCATTGTCTACTGGGAGGCAGCAAGAGACTTTCTAATGGAACAGCCAGGCTACGTCTCCACCGAGCTACACCAATCTATACAGCCGGATGCAAAGTTTCATTTAATCAATATCGCCGAATGGGAAAGCATCGAAACCTTCAAGGCTGCAACATCAAAAATGAGGAAAGAGTTGAAGCAGAAGCCTATTGAAGGGATGAAGTTTTATCCAGCCCTGTATGACGTCATACGTAAATAG
- a CDS encoding DUF1566 domain-containing protein, with product MKKLLLAAAIILSFSASAVEQACEMSFDASTPTARFIDNNDGTVTDQATKLTWMRCSVGQSWNNETKHCDGMPVAVFWQGALQAADNARTNEANKLYHFADKTNWRVPNIKELVSIREQRCVHPAMNNVIFPNVDAIAQAEGGYSYLWSSTPVIADEGIMNLDVTAGAVVASSSVVDYVRGVLLVADPE from the coding sequence ATGAAAAAATTACTATTAGCTGCGGCGATAATCCTGAGTTTCTCTGCGTCGGCGGTGGAACAAGCTTGTGAAATGAGTTTCGATGCCAGTACACCGACCGCAAGATTTATCGATAATAATGACGGCACGGTAACAGATCAAGCCACTAAGCTAACTTGGATGCGTTGCTCTGTGGGCCAGAGCTGGAACAATGAGACTAAGCATTGCGATGGCATGCCAGTAGCTGTTTTCTGGCAAGGTGCGCTGCAAGCAGCAGACAATGCCAGAACGAATGAGGCAAATAAACTATATCACTTTGCTGATAAGACAAATTGGCGCGTGCCTAACATCAAAGAGCTTGTTTCTATACGTGAGCAACGCTGTGTGCATCCAGCGATGAACAACGTGATTTTCCCTAATGTCGATGCGATTGCTCAGGCCGAAGGCGGCTATTCATATCTGTGGTCATCGACTCCTGTTATTGCTGACGAAGGGATCATGAATTTAGATGTGACAGCAGGCGCCGTGGTAGCAAGTAGCTCGGTAGTGGATTATGTCAGGGGGGTGCTCTTAGTCGCCGATCCTGAATAA